The following proteins are encoded in a genomic region of Alosa alosa isolate M-15738 ecotype Scorff River chromosome 10, AALO_Geno_1.1, whole genome shotgun sequence:
- the raf1b gene encoding LOW QUALITY PROTEIN: RAF proto-oncogene serine/threonine-protein kinase (The sequence of the model RefSeq protein was modified relative to this genomic sequence to represent the inferred CDS: deleted 2 bases in 2 codons) has translation MEHIQGAWRTLSNGFGFKDSVFEDACMSPTIIKSFPYQRRASDDGKMADSSKTSSTIRVYLPNQQRTVVNVRPGMTLHNCLIKALKVRGLQPECCAVFRLHPGQRSRKTRMDWNTDSTSLIGEELLVEVLDHVPLTTHNFVRKTFLKLAFCDICQKFLLNGFRCQTCGYKFHEHCSTKVPTMCIDWNNIRQLLLFPSPGEGGGPSLPPLTSRRMRDSLSRFPVSSHHRHSTPHAFNYIAPYPSSEPSLSHRQRSTSTPNVHMVSTTLPVDGTAFEDALRSHESGSPPNVSPTGWTQPKAPAPMHRERAATSNTQEKNRIRPRDKRDSSYYWEIEASEVVLHSRIGSGSFGTVYKGKWHGDVAVKILKVTDPTPEQFQAFRNEVAVLRKTRHVNILLFMGYMTKDNLAIVTQWCDGSSLYKHLHVQETNLQMFQLIDIARQTAQGMDYLHAKNIIHRDMKSNNIFLHEGLTVKIGDFGLATVKARWSGSHQVEQPSGSILWMAPEVLRMQDNNPYSFQSDVYSYGIVLYELMTGELPYSMIANRDQIIYMVGRGYLSPDLSKLYKSCPKAMKRLVADCIKKSRDDRPLFPQILSSIELLQHSLPKINRSASEPSMHRATHTEDINACTLTSTRLPVF, from the exons ATGGAGCACATTCAAGGAGCCTGGAGGACTCTCAGCAATGGGTTTGGGTTCAAGGACTCTGTGTTTGAGGACGCGTGCATGTCCCCCACCATCATTAAAAGCTTCCCCTATCAGAGACGTGCGTCAGATGATGGGAAGATGGCCGACTCCTCCAAAACAAGCAGCACAATTCGAGTGTACCTGCCTAATCAACAGCGCACTGTG GTGAATGTGCGTCCTGGAATGACTTTGCACAACTGCCTAATCAAAGCTCTCAAGGTCAGAGGGCTACAGCCAGAGTGCTGTGCTGTCTTCAGACTACATCCAGGACAAAGAAG TAGAAAAACACGCATGGATTGGAACACAGATTCTACCTCACTCATCGGGGAGGAGCTCCTGGTAGAAGTGTTAGACCATGTACCTCTCACCACGCACAATTTT GTTCGGAAAACATTTCTGAAGTTGGCTTTCTGTGACATCTGTCAGAAGTTCCTGCTGAATGGCTTCCGATGCCAGACTTGTGGCTATAAGTTCCATGAGCACTGCAGTACCAAAGTCCCCACCATGTGTATTGACTGGAACAACATCCGTCAGCTCCT GTTGTTCCCAAGCCCAGGTGAAGGTGGGGGTCCgtccctcccccctctcacaAGCCGGCGCATGCGAGACTCCCTGTCCAGGTTTCCCGTCAG CTCCCATCACAGACACTCAACGCCTCATGCCTTTAACTACATCGCCCCATACCCGTCCTCAGAGCCTTCTCTCTCCCACCGTCAGAGGTCAACGTCCACACCCAACGTCCACATGGTCAGCACCACCCTGCCTGTGGACGGCACTGCCTTTGAG GATGCATTGAGAAGTCATGAGTCTG GGAGTCCTCCAAAC GTGAGTCCCACTGGCTGGACTCAGCCAAAAGCGCCAGCTcccatgcacagagagagagctgccaCGTCCAACACTCAGGAAAAGAACCGAATC CGTCCAAGAGACAAGAGAGACTCCAGCTACTACTGGGAGATCGAGGCCAGCGAGGTGGTGCTCCACTCCCGGATAGGCTCTGGCTCATTCGGGACGGTCTACAAAGGGAAATGGCATG GTGATGTCGCAGTAAAAATCTTAAAGGTCACTGACCCCACACCAGAGCAATTCCAGGCCTTCCGC AACGAGGTGGCTGTTCTCAG GAAGACTCGGCATGTCAACATCCTGTTGTTCATGGGATACATGACCAAGGACAATCTGGCCATTGTGACCCAGTGGTGTGATGGCAGCAGCCTGTACAAGCACCTGCACGTCCAAGAGACCAACCTCCAGATGTTTCAGCTGATTGACATCGCGAGGCAGACCGCTCAGGGCATGGA TTATTTGCATGCAAAGAATATCATCCATCGGGACATGAAGTCAAACA ACATCTTCCTTCATGAGGGCCTGACTGTGAAGATCGGGGACTTTGGCCTGGCCACAGTGAAAGCCAGGTGGAGCGGCTCTCATCAGGTGGAACAGCCCTCGGGATCCATACTGTGGATG GCTCCTGAGGTGCTGCGGATGCAGGACAACAACCCTTACAGTTTCCAGTCAGATGTGTACTCCTATGGAATTGTCCTCTATGAGCTGATGACCGGGGAACTGCCCTATTCCATGATTGCAAACCGAGACCAG ATTATCTACATGGTTGGACGGGGGTACCTATCTCCAGACCTCAGTAAGCTGTACAAGAGTTGCCCCAAAGCCATGAAGAGACTCGTCGCTGACTGCATCAAGAAGTCTAGAGATGACAGGCCTCTGTTCCCACAG ATCCTGTCCTCTATTGAGCTGCTGCAGCACTCCCTTCCCAAAATCAACCGCAGCGCCTCCGAGCCCTCCATGCACCGAGCCACACACACCGAGGACATCAACGCCTGCACTTTGACCTCCACACGGCTCCCCGTCTTTTAG